Part of the Flavobacterium sp. KS-LB2 genome is shown below.
TCACTTTTTCCAATTCTCCTTTTTCGTTGATTAGATATTTTTGAAAATTCCATTCCACAGTTGAATCTTGTAATCCATTTTTAGCTTTTTGAGTTAAAAACTGATAAATAGCTGCCATATCATCTCCTTTTACAGAAACTTTGTCCATCATAGGGAAAGTAACACCATAATTCATTTGGCAAAAAGTAGCAATTTCCTCATTTGTTCCTGGCTCTTGTGAAGCAAAATTATTAGCTGGAAAACCAACAATTACTAATCCTTTGTCTTTGTATTCTTTGTAAGTAGCTTCAAGATCTTTGTATTGTGGAGTCAATCCACATTTAGAAGCGGTGTTTACAATTATGATTTTCTTTCCTTTCAAAGAAGCAAAATCAAAACTTTTTCCTGATAAATCTTCTACTTTGAACTGATAAATCGTTTCTTTAGCTATCGATGGCATATTCATATTGGTTTCAGATTTTTT
Proteins encoded:
- a CDS encoding glutathione peroxidase, with amino-acid sequence MNMPSIAKETIYQFKVEDLSGKSFDFASLKGKKIIIVNTASKCGLTPQYKDLEATYKEYKDKGLVIVGFPANNFASQEPGTNEEIATFCQMNYGVTFPMMDKVSVKGDDMAAIYQFLTQKAKNGLQDSTVEWNFQKYLINEKGELEKVIAPRILVTDPEVVNWIKA